In the Mytilus trossulus isolate FHL-02 chromosome 1, PNRI_Mtr1.1.1.hap1, whole genome shotgun sequence genome, one interval contains:
- the LOC134684912 gene encoding SCO-spondin-like isoform X1 → MRLEILFFITLPTVTVVNSVCVGYQTYKCSQTSSEYYNYSRACGTFGWKRCRGQKRRYYKTYKTCTRQCPSVDGYWSSWSSWRGWSTCTKNCGTGGQVRTRTRSCTNPRPLNGGQHCYGLTTGTESRQCNTNPCPVDGKWSSWSSWRGWSTCTKNCGTGNQVKTRTRSCTNPRPLYGGNRCPGLTTAVANRQCNANLCPIDGGWSSFGSWSPWSSCNVTCGGGTNSRSKNRTCTNPEPKYGGQSCNGSTDETSAVLCNPMACPIDGDWSSFGSWSPWSLCNVTCGGGTKSRSKNRTCTNPEPKYGGQSCEGSKTETSAVLCKSMACPIDGDWSSFGSWNPWSSCNVTCGGGTKSRSKNRTCTNPEPKYGGQSCKGSTTETSAVLCNAMACPIDGGWSSYDVWSSWSVCSVTCGGGVKSRSRNRTCSNPVPKYGGKQCIGNEVENVTSYCNMSPCPIDGGWSSYDEWSSWSVCSVTCGGGVKSRSRNRTCSNPVPKYGGKQCIGNEVENVTSDCNMSPCPIDGGWSSYDVWSSWSVCSVTCGGGVTSRSRNRTCSNPVPKYGGKQCIGNEVENVTSDCNISPCPIDGGWSSYDEWSSWSVCSETCGGGVKSRSRNRTCSKPVPKYGGKQCIGNEVENVTSDCNMSPCPINGGWSSYDVWSCWSVCSVSCGGGVKSRSRNRSCSNPVPKYGGNQCTENEVENDTSDCNTLPCPIDGGWSSYGTWSSWSVCSVTCGGGKKSRSRSRTCSNPVPNYGGKQCNGNALENTSSDCNTYHCEIDGGWSSFGIWSSWSVCSVGCGGGEKSRNRNRKCSNPLPKYGGKQCIGNSMENTSSHCNLLPCPIDGEWSSFGIWSSWFSCSFTCGGGEKIRIRNRTCSNPVPNHGGKQCTGNETEHTTSDCNTLYCPIDGGWSSYGNWSSWSLCNVTCGSGKKSRIRNRTCTNPVPKYDGKQCIGNAVQNITTDCNTLLCPINGGWSQYTVWSRWGNCSRECDGGLKYRTRSRSCTNPKPKFDGLECTGNTTDEEGGVCNTHHCPLDGNWTDYSAWSSWDTCNVTCGGGFFSRYRNRTCENPEPMFGGMNCSGDDIDQQKGTCNKQRCKATEITDVPKILLSEIFKKALYYGIIPGAFLILCVVIVCVIVRKRRRSSISLKTYNFQNTTYMTPGKDDAICKDTELTCNLEDKQITDEKEEEEERYTDMDNTLICSANTDIDHYDYAREDEDHYDTYVDEIDHYEKCSNVNRESLNESCTQNASSEFHTFKNF, encoded by the exons TGTGTGTGTAGGATATCAGACTTACAAATGTTCACAGACGTCTTCTGAATACTATAACTACAGTCGGGCATGTGGAACATTCGGGTGGAAGAGATGTCGAGGACAAAA gagACGTTATTACAAGACTTATAAAACATGTACACGACAATGTCCATCAG TTGATGGTTATTGGAGCTCTTGGTCAAGTTGGAGAGGTTGGTCAACATGTACGAAGAATTGTGGAACTGGTGGACAAGTAAGGACAAGAACAAGATCTTGTACCAATCCAAGGCCACTTAATGGCGGACAACATTGTTATGGACTTACCACTGGAACAGAAAGTAGACAGTGCAACACCAATCCATGTCCAG TTGACGGTAAATGGAGTTCCTGGTCAAGTTGGAGAGGTTGGTCAACATGTACGAAGAATTGTGGAACTGGTAATCAGGTTAAGACAAGAACAAGATCTTGTACAAACCCAAGGCCACTATATGGTGGAAATCGATGTCCTGGACTCACCACAGCAGTAGCAAATAGACAGTGCAACGCAAATCTATGTCCAA TTGATGGCGGTTGGTCTTCATTCGGAAGTTGGAGTCCTTGGTCCTCATGTAATGTCACATGCGGTGGTGGAACCAATTCTAGAAGCAAAAATAGGACATGTACAAATCCAGAACCAAAATATGGCGGACAATCGTGTAATGGAAGTACTGACGAGACATCTGCAGTCTTGTGCAATCCTATGGCATGTCCAA ttgATGGCGATTGGTCTTCATTCGGAAGTTGGAGTCCTTGGTCATTATGTAATGTCACCTGCGGTGGTGGAACCAAATCTAGAAGCAAAAATAGGACATGTACAAATCCAGAACCAAAATATGGCGGACAATCGTGTGAAGGAAGTAAAACCGAGACATCTGCAGTCTTGTGCAAATCTATGGCATGTCCAA ttGATGGCGATTGGTCTTCATTCGGAAGTTGGAATCCTTGGTCATCATGTAATGTCACATGCGGTGGTGGTACCAAATCCAGAAGCAAAAATAGGACATGTACAAATCCAGAACCAAAATATGGTGGACAATCGTGTAAAGGAAGTACAACCGAGACGTCTGCAGTCCTGTGCAATGCCATGGCATGTCCAA TTGACGGCGGGTGGTCATCCTACGATGTATGGAGTTCTTGGTCTGTATGTAGTGTAACTTGTGGTGGAGGTGTAAAGTCAAGAAGTAGAAATAGGACATGCTCAAACCCTGTAccaaaatatggcgggaaacaGTGCATCGGAAATGAAGTGGAAAATGTTACTTCTTACTGCAACATGTCACCTTGTCCAA TTGACGGTGGGTGGTCATCCTACGATGAATGGAGTTCTTGGTCTGTATGTAGTGTAACTTGTGGTGGAGGTGTAAAGTCAAGAAGTAGAAATAGGACATGCTCAAACCCTGTAccaaaatatggcgggaaacaGTGCATCGGAAATGAAGTGGAAAATGTTACTTCTGACTGCAACATGTCACCTTGTCCAA TTGACGGTGGTTGGTCATCCTACGATGTATGGAGTTCTTGGTCTGTATGTAGTGTAACTTGTGGTGGAGGTGTAACGTCAAGAAGTAGAAATAGGACATGCTCAAACCCTGTAccaaaatatggcgggaaacaGTGCATCGGAAATGAAGTGGAAAATGTTACTTCTGACTGCAACATTTCGCCTTGTCCAA ttgACGGTGGGTGGTCATCCTACGATGAATGGAGTTCTTGGTCCGTATGTAGTGAAACTTGTGGTGGAGGTGTAAAGTCCAGAAGTAGAAATAGGACATGCTCAAAGCCTGTAccaaaatatggcgggaaacaGTGCATCGGAAATGAAGTGGAAAATGTTACTTCTGACTGCAACATGTCACCTTGTCCAA ttaACGGTGGGTGGTCATCCTACGATGTATGGAGTTGTTGGTCCGTATGTAGTGTATCTTGTGGTGGAGGTGTAAAGTCAAGAAGTAGAAATAGGTCGTGTTCCAATCCTGTACCAAAATATGGCGGAAACCAGTGCACTGAAAATGAAGTGGAAAATGATACTTCTGACTGCAACACGTTACCTTGTCC AATTGATGGTGGGTGGTCATCCTACGGAACATGGAGTTCGTGGTCTGTATGTAGTGTAACTTGTGGTGGTGGTAAAAAGTCCAGAAGCAGAAGTAGGACATGTTCAAATCCTGTACCAAACTATGGTGGAAAACAGTGCAATGGAAATGCTCTAGAAAATACTTCTTCTGACTGCAATACATATCATTGTGAAA TTGATGGTGGATGGTCGTCCTTTGGAATTTGGAGTTCTTGGTCGGTATGTAGTGTAGGTTGTGGTGGTGGTGAAAAGTCAAGAAATAGGAACAGGAAGTGTTCAAACCCATTAccaaaatatggcgggaaacaGTGCATCGGAAATTCCATGGAAAATACTTCTTCTCACTGCAACTTGTTACCTTGTCCAA TTGATGGTGAGTGGTCATCATTTGGAATTTGGAGTTCTTGGTTCTCGTGTAGTTTCACGTGTGGTGGTGGTGAAAAGATCAGAATAAGGAATAGAACGTGTTCCAATCCTGTACCAAATCATGGTGGAAAGCAGTGCACCGGAAATGAAACGGAACATACAACATCTGACTGCAACACATTGTATTGCCCAA TTGACGGCGGATGGTCGTCCTATGGAAACTGGAGTTCATGGTCGTTATGTAATGTAACTTGTGGTAGTGGTAAAAAGTCCAGAATCAGGAATAGAACCTGCACAAATCCGGTACCAAAATATGACGGAAAACAATGTATTGGAAATGCAGTGCAAAATATAACCACTGATTGTAATACATTACTTTGTCCAA TAAACGGTGGATGGTCACAATACACTGTATGGAGTCGATGGGGAAATTGTTCAAGAGAATGTGATGGAGGATTGAAATACAGAACCAGATCAAGATCCTGTACAAATCCAAAGCCAAAGTTTGATGGTTTGGAATGTACTGGGAATACGACCGACGAAGAAGGCGGAGTTTGTAATACTCATCATTGTCCAT tggATGGTAATTGGACCGACTATAGTGCGTGGTCGTCATGGGATACATGTAATGTCACGTGTGGTGGAGGATTCTTTAGTCGATATAGAAACAGAACATGTGAAAATCCAGAACCTATGTTTGGTGGAATGAATTGTTCGGGAGATGATATAGACCAACAAAAAGGAACTTGTAACAAACAACGATGTAAAGCAACAG AGATTACAGATGTGCCAAAGATACTATTATCAGAGATATTTAAGAAAG CTCTTTACTATGGTATAATACCAGGGGCGTTTCTGATACTGTGTGTTGTAATTGTTTGTGTGATTGTTAGGAAGAGGAGGAGAAG tTCAATATCATTAAAGACATATAACTTCCAGAATACCACATACATGACGCCAGGTAAAGATGATGCAATTTGTAAAGATACAGAATTGACATGTAATTTGGAAGACAAACAAATTACAGATGAAAAGGAAGAGGAAGAGGAACGATATACAGACATGGACAATACGCTGATTTGCAGTGCTAATACAGATATTGATCACTATGACTATGCTAGGGAGGACGAAGACCATTACGATACATATGTCGATGAGATCGATCACTATGAAAAATGTAGCAACGTTAATCGAGAGTCGCTGAACGAAAGTTGTACGCAGAATGCATCAAGTGAATTTCATAcgtttaaaaacttttga
- the LOC134684912 gene encoding A disintegrin and metalloproteinase with thrombospondin motifs adt-1-like isoform X2 — protein MRLEILFFITLPTVTVVNSVCVGYQTYKCSQTSSEYYNYSRACGTFGWKRCRGQKRRYYKTYKTCTRQCPSVDGYWSSWSSWRGWSTCTKNCGTGGQVRTRTRSCTNPRPLNGGQHCYGLTTGTESRQCNTNPCPVDGKWSSWSSWRGWSTCTKNCGTGNQVKTRTRSCTNPRPLYGGNRCPGLTTAVANRQCNANLCPIDGGWSSFGSWSPWSSCNVTCGGGTNSRSKNRTCTNPEPKYGGQSCNGSTDETSAVLCNPMACPIDGDWSSFGSWSPWSLCNVTCGGGTKSRSKNRTCTNPEPKYGGQSCEGSKTETSAVLCKSMACPIDGDWSSFGSWNPWSSCNVTCGGGTKSRSKNRTCTNPEPKYGGQSCKGSTTETSAVLCNAMACPIDGGWSSYDVWSSWSVCSVTCGGGVTSRSRNRTCSNPVPKYGGKQCIGNEVENVTSDCNISPCPIDGGWSSYDEWSSWSVCSETCGGGVKSRSRNRTCSKPVPKYGGKQCIGNEVENVTSDCNMSPCPINGGWSSYDVWSCWSVCSVSCGGGVKSRSRNRSCSNPVPKYGGNQCTENEVENDTSDCNTLPCPIDGGWSSYGTWSSWSVCSVTCGGGKKSRSRSRTCSNPVPNYGGKQCNGNALENTSSDCNTYHCEIDGGWSSFGIWSSWSVCSVGCGGGEKSRNRNRKCSNPLPKYGGKQCIGNSMENTSSHCNLLPCPIDGEWSSFGIWSSWFSCSFTCGGGEKIRIRNRTCSNPVPNHGGKQCTGNETEHTTSDCNTLYCPIDGGWSSYGNWSSWSLCNVTCGSGKKSRIRNRTCTNPVPKYDGKQCIGNAVQNITTDCNTLLCPINGGWSQYTVWSRWGNCSRECDGGLKYRTRSRSCTNPKPKFDGLECTGNTTDEEGGVCNTHHCPLDGNWTDYSAWSSWDTCNVTCGGGFFSRYRNRTCENPEPMFGGMNCSGDDIDQQKGTCNKQRCKATEITDVPKILLSEIFKKALYYGIIPGAFLILCVVIVCVIVRKRRRSSISLKTYNFQNTTYMTPGKDDAICKDTELTCNLEDKQITDEKEEEEERYTDMDNTLICSANTDIDHYDYAREDEDHYDTYVDEIDHYEKCSNVNRESLNESCTQNASSEFHTFKNF, from the exons TGTGTGTGTAGGATATCAGACTTACAAATGTTCACAGACGTCTTCTGAATACTATAACTACAGTCGGGCATGTGGAACATTCGGGTGGAAGAGATGTCGAGGACAAAA gagACGTTATTACAAGACTTATAAAACATGTACACGACAATGTCCATCAG TTGATGGTTATTGGAGCTCTTGGTCAAGTTGGAGAGGTTGGTCAACATGTACGAAGAATTGTGGAACTGGTGGACAAGTAAGGACAAGAACAAGATCTTGTACCAATCCAAGGCCACTTAATGGCGGACAACATTGTTATGGACTTACCACTGGAACAGAAAGTAGACAGTGCAACACCAATCCATGTCCAG TTGACGGTAAATGGAGTTCCTGGTCAAGTTGGAGAGGTTGGTCAACATGTACGAAGAATTGTGGAACTGGTAATCAGGTTAAGACAAGAACAAGATCTTGTACAAACCCAAGGCCACTATATGGTGGAAATCGATGTCCTGGACTCACCACAGCAGTAGCAAATAGACAGTGCAACGCAAATCTATGTCCAA TTGATGGCGGTTGGTCTTCATTCGGAAGTTGGAGTCCTTGGTCCTCATGTAATGTCACATGCGGTGGTGGAACCAATTCTAGAAGCAAAAATAGGACATGTACAAATCCAGAACCAAAATATGGCGGACAATCGTGTAATGGAAGTACTGACGAGACATCTGCAGTCTTGTGCAATCCTATGGCATGTCCAA ttgATGGCGATTGGTCTTCATTCGGAAGTTGGAGTCCTTGGTCATTATGTAATGTCACCTGCGGTGGTGGAACCAAATCTAGAAGCAAAAATAGGACATGTACAAATCCAGAACCAAAATATGGCGGACAATCGTGTGAAGGAAGTAAAACCGAGACATCTGCAGTCTTGTGCAAATCTATGGCATGTCCAA ttGATGGCGATTGGTCTTCATTCGGAAGTTGGAATCCTTGGTCATCATGTAATGTCACATGCGGTGGTGGTACCAAATCCAGAAGCAAAAATAGGACATGTACAAATCCAGAACCAAAATATGGTGGACAATCGTGTAAAGGAAGTACAACCGAGACGTCTGCAGTCCTGTGCAATGCCATGGCATGTCCAA TTGACGGTGGTTGGTCATCCTACGATGTATGGAGTTCTTGGTCTGTATGTAGTGTAACTTGTGGTGGAGGTGTAACGTCAAGAAGTAGAAATAGGACATGCTCAAACCCTGTAccaaaatatggcgggaaacaGTGCATCGGAAATGAAGTGGAAAATGTTACTTCTGACTGCAACATTTCGCCTTGTCCAA ttgACGGTGGGTGGTCATCCTACGATGAATGGAGTTCTTGGTCCGTATGTAGTGAAACTTGTGGTGGAGGTGTAAAGTCCAGAAGTAGAAATAGGACATGCTCAAAGCCTGTAccaaaatatggcgggaaacaGTGCATCGGAAATGAAGTGGAAAATGTTACTTCTGACTGCAACATGTCACCTTGTCCAA ttaACGGTGGGTGGTCATCCTACGATGTATGGAGTTGTTGGTCCGTATGTAGTGTATCTTGTGGTGGAGGTGTAAAGTCAAGAAGTAGAAATAGGTCGTGTTCCAATCCTGTACCAAAATATGGCGGAAACCAGTGCACTGAAAATGAAGTGGAAAATGATACTTCTGACTGCAACACGTTACCTTGTCC AATTGATGGTGGGTGGTCATCCTACGGAACATGGAGTTCGTGGTCTGTATGTAGTGTAACTTGTGGTGGTGGTAAAAAGTCCAGAAGCAGAAGTAGGACATGTTCAAATCCTGTACCAAACTATGGTGGAAAACAGTGCAATGGAAATGCTCTAGAAAATACTTCTTCTGACTGCAATACATATCATTGTGAAA TTGATGGTGGATGGTCGTCCTTTGGAATTTGGAGTTCTTGGTCGGTATGTAGTGTAGGTTGTGGTGGTGGTGAAAAGTCAAGAAATAGGAACAGGAAGTGTTCAAACCCATTAccaaaatatggcgggaaacaGTGCATCGGAAATTCCATGGAAAATACTTCTTCTCACTGCAACTTGTTACCTTGTCCAA TTGATGGTGAGTGGTCATCATTTGGAATTTGGAGTTCTTGGTTCTCGTGTAGTTTCACGTGTGGTGGTGGTGAAAAGATCAGAATAAGGAATAGAACGTGTTCCAATCCTGTACCAAATCATGGTGGAAAGCAGTGCACCGGAAATGAAACGGAACATACAACATCTGACTGCAACACATTGTATTGCCCAA TTGACGGCGGATGGTCGTCCTATGGAAACTGGAGTTCATGGTCGTTATGTAATGTAACTTGTGGTAGTGGTAAAAAGTCCAGAATCAGGAATAGAACCTGCACAAATCCGGTACCAAAATATGACGGAAAACAATGTATTGGAAATGCAGTGCAAAATATAACCACTGATTGTAATACATTACTTTGTCCAA TAAACGGTGGATGGTCACAATACACTGTATGGAGTCGATGGGGAAATTGTTCAAGAGAATGTGATGGAGGATTGAAATACAGAACCAGATCAAGATCCTGTACAAATCCAAAGCCAAAGTTTGATGGTTTGGAATGTACTGGGAATACGACCGACGAAGAAGGCGGAGTTTGTAATACTCATCATTGTCCAT tggATGGTAATTGGACCGACTATAGTGCGTGGTCGTCATGGGATACATGTAATGTCACGTGTGGTGGAGGATTCTTTAGTCGATATAGAAACAGAACATGTGAAAATCCAGAACCTATGTTTGGTGGAATGAATTGTTCGGGAGATGATATAGACCAACAAAAAGGAACTTGTAACAAACAACGATGTAAAGCAACAG AGATTACAGATGTGCCAAAGATACTATTATCAGAGATATTTAAGAAAG CTCTTTACTATGGTATAATACCAGGGGCGTTTCTGATACTGTGTGTTGTAATTGTTTGTGTGATTGTTAGGAAGAGGAGGAGAAG tTCAATATCATTAAAGACATATAACTTCCAGAATACCACATACATGACGCCAGGTAAAGATGATGCAATTTGTAAAGATACAGAATTGACATGTAATTTGGAAGACAAACAAATTACAGATGAAAAGGAAGAGGAAGAGGAACGATATACAGACATGGACAATACGCTGATTTGCAGTGCTAATACAGATATTGATCACTATGACTATGCTAGGGAGGACGAAGACCATTACGATACATATGTCGATGAGATCGATCACTATGAAAAATGTAGCAACGTTAATCGAGAGTCGCTGAACGAAAGTTGTACGCAGAATGCATCAAGTGAATTTCATAcgtttaaaaacttttga
- the LOC134710001 gene encoding uncharacterized protein LOC134710001: MPQVHNKSILLDGNAFGKNSRFMNTMKFSDVTKRRVRAFNVVENRLSKYRINYYNKQAELEFNRVQRQKETLLVRMKKLMAYKVVAKHHNISNAKDYHAALNEDRSPRKIQKEIKEMIKQISPQYVREKRAKEKIDEARRLCDDVIHQNRKQIDVIYPPPKQWQPYRDQDEDDSRSDVSTPASAPPVMNAEMRMRRLTLPQNRRTVGVSRAYVMEKSNLGEKLEKEKTVMEMPQQKEVLISESKNNDEEPKLELPPVIVRRSSLKDDVLPKQKAKRLEKPNYELAPVSLNKKIKKELDIRSD; the protein is encoded by the coding sequence ATGCCACAAGTTCACAACAAATCCATTCTCCTGGATGGAAATGCTTTCGGAAAGAATTCTCGTTTTATGAACACAATGAAATTTAGTGATGTAACAAAACGTCGAGTCAGAGCATTCAACGTGGTGGAAAACCGGTTAAgtaaatatagaataaactATTACAATAAACAAGCAGAACTAGAGTTTAATCGTGTTCAAAGACAGAAAGAAACATTGCTAGTTAGAATGAAAAAACTCATGGCTTACAAAGTAGTTGCAAAACATCACAATATTTCTAACGCAAAAGACTATCATGCAGCGTTAAATGAAGATAGATCTCCACGCAAAATACAAAAGGAGATTAAAGAGATGATAAAGCAGATTTCACCACAGTACGTGAGAGAGAAGCGTGCTAAAGAGAAAATCGATGAAGCTAGGCGCCTCTGTGACGATGTGATACATCAAAATCGGAAACAAATTGATGTTATTTATCCTCCTCCTAAACAATGGCAGCCATATCGAGACCAAGATGAGGATGATTCAAGGTCAGATGTATCAACTCCTGCATCGGCACCACCTGTAATGAATGCTGAAATGAGAATGCGAAGGTTGACTCTACCTCAAAATCGGAGAACAGTAGGGGTTTCCAGAGCGTACGTTATGGAAAAAAGTAATCTTGgtgaaaaattagaaaaagaaaagactGTTATGGAAATGCCCCAACAAAAAGAAGTGCTTATATCTGAATCGAAAAATAACGACGAAGAACCAAAGCTTGAATTACCGCCAGTCATTGTCCGACGATCAAGTTTAAAAGACGATgttttaccaaaacaaaaagCTAAGCGATTAGAAAAACCAAACTACGAGCTTGCCCCTGTTTCTCtaaacaaaaagattaaaaaagagCTTGATATTAGGTCAGACTAA